The Bradyrhizobium barranii subsp. barranii genome segment GCGTTCGCGAGATCGGCCTTATTCGGCCCTCGCGACCCTGTGGCGGGGTAGCTCAGCTGGTTAGAGCACGGGAATCATAATCCTGGGGTCGGGGGTTCGAGTCCCTCTCCCGCTACCACGATTCCATCGTAGTATCAGGCAGTTAGGCTGCGCGAGAAAACTCGCGAACGGTCTCGTAGCAAATCGGTAGCACGCATCCCCGACCCGACGGCAATCGAATCCTTGCTGAAAAGTGGTGTCTGCAACTACGACGGGCTGGACGGGCTCTCTTTCGTTCGCCTAGCGCATGAAGGATTCGCCTAATCGTTGTCGTGAGATCGAGCAGGGAACAGAAGCGCCGTGCGATGCTTTGTGGTTGTCCGGCTGCCGATTCCCAGGTTCGAGCCCTGGTGCGCCCACCAAGCTTTTCAATAGCTTAGGGGTTTGTCACGGTCGTCATTCCGACAGACGGGTCATGGCTATTCCGACAAACCGGCTGTCTTTGTACTTTTCTTCACGCCGTTTCTTCGTGCCGGAAATTAGCTGTTTCCGTGTGCGCTTTGCATAGGTCGGCAACTGCCGCGATGAGCGATGGCGGCCCGCGGCCCTGAGCTCAGCGTCCGTCAGATCGCTGTCAACGCCCTCGGTGAACCCGCCGTGGCGGAATGATGTAAAGGACAGTTCTTCCCGAAGATCGGCAGCGTGAACGATCTTTTTCACGACCCGCGCAGGTAGCGAAGATCCTGCTTGGCTGTGATCCATGGCAGCGGGGTAGGTGACCTCCGGTGCGAATGGTCGCGTCGAAAGACCAGGCCGGACACGGTCGTCTGCTTGATTTCATTCAGCTCGGCCATCAGCTCCGGGAACAAGGTCGAGCCGGTCTCATCGAAAAGCGGCCACCAGGCTTCCTCGTCATTCTTTGGATGGACGATGCGCACGCTGTTCGGACGCTCTTTCGGTCGATAGTGGCTGATCTCGAGAGCACCAAAGACGTGCTCTTCTCTCCGGAGCCACTTGCGCCTGCCGTCTGCCACGTCGTGCTGATGCGGAGCGCGATAAAAGAGCCTGTGTCAATCGGTCAGGTTGAGCGTCTTATCGGCGCAGACGTTGATGCCGGAGGCATCCGTCGACTGGCCGTCGTCGAACGTCCCGCGCAGATCGAAGCGGCAATCGCTGGCCTGTGGCAGTTTAGCCGACGCTTGCTTGCCGGATTTCAGCGGGCCGAGTACTTCCTTCCAGTCTGGCGACCCGGACTTGGCCTCCAGCTGGACTAGATCCGCTTTGCGCGAGTTCGTCACGGTGACCGTGACCGTGACCGCGCCCGCCTGTTTCGCCTTGGGCTTCGGCGCGGCCTGCGCAGCGGTAAGGCCGAACAGAGTTGCTCCCACGAGCGCTGCAGCAAGTGTCCGAGTGTTCATCGGATTGTCTCCGTTTGGCCCCCAGCAGCGACGGTCTCATTCTTCAACGCGATGCGGTCCCGGTTATGGCCAGTTCGCGTATTCCATAGATCAAGGTGAAGGAACTCTTTCAGCCCTGTAGCCCGGTGCGCGCTGCCTGCCGTCCCGCGAGGTCGAACTGTCCGCGTTTTCAGCGGCCTTCGCCCGCGCATTGTGAGGAGGCGCAGGATGACTTCTGCCGCACCATCGATGCGGCGCGCACGCCTGATGGCGTCTCGCCGAAGTGTCGGCGGAACGAGCGATTGAAATGAGAAACATCACCAAAGCCGACTGCAAACGCGATATCGATGATGGCCAAATGCAGATGGTGCGGGTCAGTCAACATCGCGAAGGCACGCTCAAGCCGACACGCTGCAAGGTGCTCGGTGAACGACTTTCCGGTCTCTTCGAGCAACTTTTGCACGTATCGCCGCGACATACCGAGCGCTCCAGCAACATTGTTCAGATCGACATTGGGATCGCCGAAGCGTTGCGCGACCTCCGCCAGGATCGCCTGCAGCTTGGCGGCCTTCACACCACGCTCCGTAACGAGGTTTGCAGCTTCGACGGTCGGCCCGAGCGTCGCGGCCACAAGATCGAGGAGATGTGTGCCGACGGTGGAGGCGAGTTTTGATGACGGAGGTTCTTTGAAGGATGCGAGCGATTGCAGGTAGAGGTGGAGCAGGCGAAGCGCCGGTCCAGGACGCACCGGCCGACCTGATAGATCTTCCGGCTGTGCAACCAGCGACCTAAGGGCGGCAGCCGGCACGGTCACGAATTTGACGCTGGCGCCACGCGACCCAAATACTCGCAGCAGCCTTCCCCGGTCAACCAAACAAGCGGCGCCGGCATCATAGACATGTTCTTGGCCAGCATTTGCAAATTGGACCGGGCCAGCTTCGACGATGTTAAGTCCGAATTGGTCACGGCTATCCTTGAGGTGGCGTTTGTGACGGATAAACTCCACCGGCGTGGTGACAATGCTACAAACGCCAACCGGGCCGAGCGGCAAGTAGGTGACATTGATACGCGGGCGGCCGCCGCTGTGATCTATCACGTCCAAGGCGAGGTTCAGCCGCGTAAACTCTTCACGGAACGTGGAGAACCTTGTTCGCTCCGGCAGCATCTCAGTCGACCATCGCACAAGGGGAGATGACGTTGGCATGCCGGCCTCCCGTTTCAGTGCCCAACCACGCAAGAACGACTGAGCGCCCGAACGAAATCTGTAAATTACTCGAATGACGCCAAGACTGAGACAATATCGGACCGCAGCTTCGCTGCAGGTGTGAGGTGGATTACAAATGGAGGTAGGGACCTCAAGAAAATGATGAGGAATTTCCCGTCAGGCTTTCGATGCTGACACGGTTCGCATCGAGGTTGCTATGATGCGCGAAATGCCGCAAGGGCACGAAGAATTTGCGTGTGCAACTTTCAGGATGCTCATGTGTGATCCACAGCAGATACGACTGGCGTCACTCCTCAAAGGTGAAGAAAACGCCGTGCCTAAAGGCCGCCAACCGAGACGGCTTGCCTCTTTAGCAAGCCCACATCATCCGCGAGCTGCGGGCGGCCGGAAAAGCCAGTCTACGTTCCATTGCAGAGGAGCGGAACGAAGCCGGCAACTCGGTTGCGCGCGCGGAAGGTTCAGTTTGCTCGGTTCAGCGGTTGCGAGTCTCTTGACCATCGCAAGATCGAATGGGGTTGGGATAGAAGCAGCGATGCGGGCCCGAATGGGATCGCCCAAAAATGCCACTGCAATCGTGATCATCACTACAGATACTAGGACTACGAGCACATCAGTCATGATGCGCCTCGAAACGTGCTTCGTCATGATTTGAACCCCTCACAACCAATGACGCGCGCGTGCGCAGCTAAAATCAATTTCGCATGCAAATGGGTATGTGAATGGGAGTTCGCCGCACGTAGCGGATCGTCCCTTTATAGCGCAGCAGTCACCAACTATGCAGCAGCAGTCCAGACCCAATTTAGCGGATGCGTCAAAACTGATGTCCTCGCAGGACGCTATAGCTTCCACGTCGTGCATCGCACGGACACGACAGGATGGTCGAGGGTCCTATGGAGGGCGACGAAAAGCGCGGGGACCGTGCGACCGAACCTATCGAGAATATCTGGCGCGAGAAAATCCGTGGTTGCAGTTGCAGAGGACATGCATCTGTTTCGGACGCGCGCTCATATCATCGCGCTAGGCGGTCTACCTTGAACTGAGACATTGTGCCGCAACCGATTTGTAAACCGTGGTTGAGGTTCGTCTTGCGTGCCAATGTTCTCATCACGCCGGGCTCAAGCGACTGAGCTGATTATTCCATCGAGATCGAGGAGTAAATTTCATGGCGCAAATTCTTGCTCATAACCTCAAACCCGCCGCGACTTGGGGTTCCGGCGGCGCGTCCTACGATACCGTGAGCCAAAGTATAGCAGACGCCATTGATCACGTCGTGAATCGAATCTGGCCGCAACCGGGAGAGCGCATCCTTGACGTTGCGACAGGCACGGGCTGGACTGCGCGGCGGTTATCTAATCGAGGCGCAAAGGTGACTGGTATCGATATTGGTGACGGCGTTATCGAGGCGGCGAAACTGATTGCACCGGAGATCGACTTCAATGTCGGCGATGCCGAAGCGCTGGAATTTCCGGATCAAAGCTTTGACTGTGTGACTTCGACGTTCGGTGTCATGTTTGTCTCGCGGCCCGAGGCTGCAGCTGCCGAGTTGGCACGTGTCACGCGCAAGGGCGGGCGACTGGGGTTGGTCACTTGGCTGCCTGGCAGCGCGGTTGAAGAAATATTCCAGACAATGCGGCCATACATGCCGCCACCGCCTGACAATCCTCCTCCTTCGCCATTCGCGTGGGGCCGGGAAGGCCGCGTTCGGGAATTGCTTGGCGATACATTCGATCTGGCCTTTGAACCTGGCACCACGGTACTCCGCATGCCGAGCGGCCAAACGGTATGGGACATATTTGTGACTGGCTATGGTCCGACAAAAACGCTGGCCGCATCGCTCGACCCTGAAAGGCGCACGGCACTTCAACGAGACTTCATCGCGATGCATGAGAAGCACCGCTCGCCGGTCGGGTTAGCCATGCCGCGCGACTATCTCTGTACGATTGGAACTCGAAAATAACGCACCCGGCACTGCGTGCCCATCAGCCATCCTGCGCAACGTATCCGCAGTCGACCAAGCGTCCCATCATCGACCTCGACGCGAGCGCGTCAACGCGGGGGCCTCCGTTGTGTCCGGCACGTTGTCCACCGCAATCGGTGGCGGCTTGCCTCTCCCGCTCGGGGCGACGCATCCCCGCGTGCAGCCGGAGCTATCACCGAGGAGTAACACTAAACTTGAGGCGCACAGCGGGTGGGGTTAGGCTTCCGGCGAAGTGAAGAAGCAATGGCCTGATAACCCGGCGGTGGTTTACATGCGCCATACGATTAAGACCGCACCAAACGTCGTCATCCTCGAGGCGTCACACGCGCGGCGGGGATTTGCAATTTTCTGGTTCGCCCGAACCCTCGTCGCGGCGGCACTCATCGGGTTCTGTCTCAACGCCGACGTCGTCGCCTATGTGGCGCGATACGCCACTCAGCAGGAGTTATCTAAGCTCATCACGATCGTCCCGCCGGTCATGGCGCAACAGACGCCATTGTCGAAGGACGACGAGGCGGCGCAGCTCAAGCAGGCGATCGACAGCGCGACAGCGGAACTGCGGCAGTCTCTGCAGCAAGAGCACGCCAGGGCTGAGGCGCTCGAAAAAGAACTTGTGAAGGCATGGCGGTACGTCGGGAAGCTGCTGTCGATGCCCAACGGCGAGGCGCACCAGTTCAGCCAAGCGGTCGACAGCGCGACGGCGGTACTGTGGCAGTCTCTGCAGCAGGAGCACGACAGGGCCGAAGCGCTTGCAACCGAACTGGCGGACGCGCGGCGCTCCATGGAACAGAAACCTGCCGTTGTGGAAGAGACGCCCGGTGTCTCCTTGCCTGCCTGGGCAAACAGCTACGCCGCCTTCGTGAACCCCGCCCAGACCGCAGGTCAACCGGGCGTGGCCACGGAGAACAGCAAATCGGCAATTAAACCAGGCGAACCAGCTCGCGTTGAACACAAACCGCGCGGGGGCTACGGCTGCCAGCACTTTCAGACCTACGATCCGGCATCCGGAACTTACATCGGCTATGACGGACGGCGGCGTTCCTGCCCATAAGTGCGGGGCGGTGTTTCGGCAACAAGTCTAGCTGACCTGCCGCTATGGCAGCGAGATGCAGCCGCCCTCACTCGGCTGCTGCGGCTTCCTGACGACGTCACCGAACGTGTCGTCTTGTCGATCCATCCGAAGGCCATGCCGGTGATCCTGACCACCGATGAAGAACGCGATGTCTGGATGCGCGCGTCGTGGCACGAGGTCAAGGCGTTGCAGCGGCCATTGCCGGATGGTGCGCTCAAGATCGTGCTGCGCGGCGCCGATAAGGAAGATCGGGCGGCGGCATAAAGGACCCAGCCGTATGGTTCAGTGTCAGCTTGGCTTAGTGCGAAATCCCGAATGGGAATCCACATTCTTCGGAATGTGCGATTCAGCGAGAATGCACGCGATCGGCGGGACACGCGAACCGTGGGATTGCGTTCTGGTTTTGCGTTGCGCACAAGCGAGCCAAGGCGTTTTTTGACCGAGGGGGAGGGGGGAGGGAAAAAGTTCGGAAAAGAATGCTTATGCGAATGAGATCCTCGGACCAGTTGGTGATCTCGAAAAACGCTGCCCTTCTGAACATCCCACTTTCCAAGTTGGCCGCGTGCTCTCTCCAATCACGAGTTTCCTCGGACCCGAAATCGCGGCTTTTACTCGCTGCCTGTCGGCGTCCTCCGAGATCAAAGTACCGCGGACGCTTTCGTACATCATCGCGAGATCGCCGTTTCAGCCCGATCAAGTTCAGGAGGAAGGTGGCATTAGCTTAACCAGCCGTCGATCGAACCGGCAGCTCAAGGCCGCGCTTCGGTCTGTTCGCTGGGACGTCTCTAGAGATTTGGTGTTGCCCAAGTGGAGGAGCGTGCCCGCGCCAATCACGCTTGCTCCGAAAAAGTCACGTTGTGGTGACGACGGAAGGTGATGCTACCTGAAGTGAGCTGACTATGTTATGCGTTGTAGCACTCCAGGGGGGAATCCCAACAGGAGCTAACTATGACAAGAAAACTGCTCGTGGCTCTCGCTGTTCTCACTCTCTCCGTTACTGCCGCGTCGGCAACGCACCATCATCGCCACGCGATGAACACTCATGCCGCTGTTCCGGAATCGCCATCGCCCATGGGCTGGGCGGGTGGTATGAACGCAAACGATCACGCCATGTATCTCAAAAATCTTCACGACTCAGGTTACAACCCGAAGAATGATCGCGATGCGACCGGGAACGTGGCCACGCAGTAGAAATCGCAGAGCGGGTTAGCGATTGTCTGCCGAGACTCGAAGACCGAAGGTGGACGCGTAATCCGCCGCTCGGTATCCACCAGGCATGAATCGTGGGTGGGAAGGCGTTAGGCTAACCCACCCGCAATTATTGCTGCGCAATCACTTCACCGGCCCCTTCTCGAGCCTTCTGGCCAGAGTGCGCCTGTACACGCCGAACCGGCTAGCGCGAACGGATCGACGTCCGCGCCTAGTTCTGCCACCAGAAATGACACGCGATGCACCATGAGGCCGGATGCTCCATGAGGCCGGCTGATGAGGTGAACGTCGCGGCTCAGTCGGTCCAGCTTGGCGATCGGGGCTGCGCTTGTCTTGCCACCTCGACCGACCGTACGAGCATGCGTCATGGCTGCCGCGAGTTCAGGCCAACGCTTCAAAGCATCGGCTCCCTTGCCAGTCTCCACTTCGCGGTACTCCGCCGCGATGCTGTAGCTGTGCTGTGCGCAGAGCACCTTGATTGCAGATTGTTGCGCTGGCCGAGACCGCTGCGCTGGGCAATCACTATGTCAGCGTTCGGCATTGAAGCGGCAGTCGAGCTCCGTAGTCGTCATCGACGGCTTATGACCCAAGGCGGTCATTGGGCGACCATCACTCGCACTCACCGAGGGGCACGTGGATCAGCTAGGATCCCTTCGGGCGCAACGAACGCCACGCGGCGAATCGCCGAAGCGAGCTCGGAACAAGCGATTGAAATGCGAAACATCCGAGAAGCCGACCTCTAAGGCGATATCGGAAATTAGCCGCGCGCTGGCGCTGGAATCGGTCAGCAGTTTGAGTGCTCGTTGGAGGCGTAACTCATTCACGTGCCCGGTGAACGATGATCCTGACGATGTCATCAGGCGCTGCAGATAGCGAGGTGAGATGCCTTGGCAACGAGCTACCATCTCGACGCTGAGTCCTGGTTCTTGAAAGTGTGTCTCGATGTAATCAAGGGCGGCGCCGTGGCGCGCGGTCACGACAGCGCTCGCACTGCTCTCGCCCAAGGGAGCGCACTCGACGATTGCCAGCGCCAGGAGATCGTGGATGTGAGTCACGACTGCATCTCGCAGCTTCGGGGTGGCCAGAACACTCTCATTAAATGCCGACTTGAGATAAGCCATGAGAAGTCGGAGCGCTTCATTTCGGTGAGAAATCGGCCGCATGGCGCGGCTTTCGACGTTCGTCATGCGCTGTGCAAGCGCGTCGCGCGGTACGGCAAGACCGAATAGCAATCCGTCGACATAGGTGACGGTGACCGGCTCGGAATGCAGAATTGCGATGGCGTCGCTGGCGTGAAGCTCGATTTCTTGACAGCGCTGCGATAGTTGACTTTTGCCGGGAGAACAGAGGATGACTCCGATCGAGTCATCACCATCAGCGATGCTCGCCTGCAAGCGCTTGAAACGCATAGGGGAGCCTTTCAGCGCGAGCCTGCGCAAACCTCGGATCGCTTGCAGCGTTGCGTAGGCCTGAAACGGTGCGTTCGATAGAGGCTCAATATCAGCGTGGACTATGCCTCGCCCAAAGTCCTCGCGCCATAGCGGGATTCGCATCCGCTCCGGAAACTCCCGCGTCGAGAATCGATGTGATACGAATTCGGCTGCGTCCATTGACATGGGGACCTCCAGCCTTGTTGGACATCGGGACCAAATGCGACAAACTCACCGGTATCTGCATTTTGCAGTTCGCGCACCGAACTTGTTTGATCTGTGCGCAAGAGTCCAAGAAGCTACGCCATTGGCCTGCTAGTCTCGCTCAGCTAAGTTCAATGCTGATGTGAACTTGTTCACTTAGCGGCCAGAAATTAGGTCTATAGTGATTGCGAAGGCCGTGGCGTCAAAAAATCTCCTTTAAGAGGAGGCGGTCGTGATGGCTCTATTTCTGATTGCCGTTATCGGATCTAGTTTAGATATCCTTGGCGGGGTGAACCCGTAAGCTCCGCTTCTATGATTCTCGCGATTGATCGAACTCAACGATCCGCGGACAGACTGTCCTGCAGCACTAGACGTTCTCTGATACCGATTTTGTGTCGCGCCTCGTCGGCCACATCGTCGTCATCCGAGTTCGTCGGACACAAACTACTCCGGCGCCGTTGATATTTACCGCCGGTTGAAATGGTCGAAATCTATCGTCAATGGTGATGATCAAGCGAGGGTTCGATCATGTCCACCCTAGTCGAGATGTTTTACCGTGAGTATTGCCGTGCCCGCCTCGCCGAAATGCGGAAGCATCTTCTGATACCGGTTGCCAGCGACGACATATTGCAAACGTTTTGGGAGGACGGCGAAGCTTCCGGCCCAGGCAATCAAAGCGCCGGTTGGCGAACGAAAGAGCCTCCAACCATCAGGTAGCTCAGGCTCGTAACCGCATCGTTTGGTCGGATACCCCGCTCGGCAACACCCCCAGCCCGGAGCAGCGGAGCCTCTCATCGACCGATGTGCGAGCACGCCGGCAGGTCAAACAGATGCACGATCGAACTCACACCTCGAAGCGATTGATCGGCGAAACTCCGCCGGAGTTCAGGGGGGCTGGCCGCGACCTGCGCATCGATGTCTGTCGAGGGATCGCGCTATGGTGGATCTTTCTTGATCATGTTCCCAACAACATCGGAAGCTGGCTGACACCGCGCAACTACGGCTTCTGCGATGCCGCCGAAATATTCATGTTCATTTCGGGCGTGACCTGCGCGCTGGCCTACGGCAGGGCACGTCAGCGCGAGGGCTGGAGCGGCATGATTGGTCGTTCGCTGCGGCGGGGATGGGACATCTATGCCGCGTTTCTGCTGCTCACGCTCGCTTGCACCGTCCTCGTCTACCTCGCGGGCAGCGATCGGCTTGCCGACGAGAGCAATACGCGGATTCTGCTCGATCATCCGGGCGCGACGCTTGCGCATGCCGCAATCCTGCAATATCGCCCTGTCAACACCGACGTCTTGCCGACTTTCGTCATCTTTCACGTGTTGTTCGCGCCGCTGTTGTGGCTGCTGCTGCGTGCACCAAACGTTACGCTTGGTGTTTCGCTGTTGCTTTATGCGCTCGTGCACATCTTCGGCTGGAGCGTTCCAGCCTGGCCCAGCGGCGCCTGGTTCTTCAACCCGTTGGCTTGGCAGCTTTTGATCGTGCTGGGCGCCTGGTGCGTCATCGGAGGGGAGAGGGTCTGGCCCTGGGTGACGTCGCGCACGACGCTTACTCTTGCTGTTGTCTATCTGGTTTTTGGCCTGGTCCTGACGCTGAGTTGCAGCGGCAAACCGCTGGTCCCGCAAAATTTGACGAACCTGCTCTTCCCGCTAGATAAATCGAATCTCAGTCCGTTCCGGCTGCTGCATTTCTTGGCTATTGCAACTGTGGTGCTATGGTTCATTCCTCGGGATTGGCGAGGGCTAGCGACACCAGTCATGCGCTGCGCTAGGTGCTGTGGCGAGAATTCGCTGCCAATCTACTGTCTCGGCGTCCTCCTGGCGCTGGCCAGCCACCTGACGCTGCTTGACATTTCGGACCGGCCTGCGATGCAGATCGTGCTCAGTCTTGCTGGAATCCTGGCGATGATCGTCGTCGCGATGCTGCTGAACCGGATCAGCGTCGGACGTGGTCATTACCCCGGGTGGACGCAATCGACCGAGAAGATCGGGTCCGTATTCTCTAGCTGGCAGGTTGCGGATGGAGCGCGCAGGGAAGCTCTTGGCCCTTAGCTGACGTAACCGCCCGGCTACCATGACCGCCTGAAGGCGATCCGCGCACTCTACGCAGCGTGGACGCACGAGGAGGCGACCGTCTGGCGGATGTAGAGATCTACTGGATCACCCGATAGGCGCGCGCGGTCCTCTTCCTGAACGGCCCCGGCTTGCCGTGGTTCAGCGCCCGCAGCATTCCGACGCGTGCCTATTTCCTCCCTGATGGCATTCATCTGACGGCCGCGGGATATGCGCTGGTCGAGGCGGTTCGTAAGCGGCTTGAGATCGCCTAGCTGGCGCTTCCCATAGGTACTGTCCGTATTTAGGCGTCAGCATTCCAAGCTGAAACGTGGAGTGTCCTACTTCGCGCCCACAATGCACTCAGTCGACACGATGATCGCCGCAGACCGCTGAGTCAGATACGGCTTCGGGATGTTCAATTGTTTAGCCGCAACATCGCATTGTTCTTGCGTGTCGAACTTGAAGGTTGTGACCGTAGAGTGAACTCCGTTGGTCGTGGGGACTCCCACCAAAGCCGTGATGAAAACCAAGGTCCACATGCGGGGCTCCTCCTATAAAATAAATTGGCGGCCTATTTCACGTCATTCAATCAATTAGGACATCGGGTGGTTAAATACGGACAGCACGCGAAAACCTGGTGACTGCCCAATCCGACATTCGTATCAAAACTCCCTGGACTTAGCCGGGTGGGTTCAATTCTTCACGTTGATCCATTCCTTCGTGCGGCCCGCGATGTAGCGGCGATCGCGACGTTTCGAGACCAATCCCTCAAGGCCCATGCCACAGGCTGCCTTGAATAGGTCCGGCCCAATTCGCCCGCCCTCAAACGGTGCGACAAAGATGCCATCCGGACGGCCACGTAACAAGCGGGTTAGGTTGGTCTTGCGCATCGTCAACGGCAGCTGGCGCAGATCCTCGCCGCCGAGCGCCAGAATGTCGAATGCATAGAGCTGAACCTCGTCATCGTGCCGGCGGGAGTGCAGGGCGTTGAAGTCTGAGACGCCGTCCACGCCAAGCACCACGGCCCAGACCGGCTTCCGGCCGTGGAGTTCCCGGTATCTGGCACAATCGACCGGAGCCCTGCCTGTAAGCTCACCCTTGGGCGGGCCGCAGCGGAACTGCCAGAAGGGCGCCCTGATCAGCAGATCTAACCCTTTTTGAACGGCAGAACTTTGCCCGACTTTACTGGCGATGAAGGAGGTTCTGGCTCAGGCGCTTCGGGGTCGAGGCCGTAGAGGTCTTCCACGGTGACTTCAATTTTCCTCCATCGCTTGCCGCTTTCGTTGTAGGCGAGAGCCGAGCCTGTCCCCAAACTTTCGGATCGGCTGCTCTGATGCTCCAATCAGACGGTTGTCAGGGAAGCAGATGACCTCGCCGTGAGTGGCCTTCAACACGCCCTTCGGTTCGAGAATAGGCCCTGCAAACTGAATGTGTCGGATATCGTAATAAGGACCGGTTCGGTGGCTCGTTTCATCGATACCGAACATGTAGTCGAAACGCCAACGTTCGATGTGAACGACGTGCTTGACCTTCTCAACGCGCGGGCATGAACATCCCAGCCCGCTATTGTGCAGGCTATCTCGGCGATATTGGCGTCCCGCGAAATCCAGCGCCGATGGATTTTAGCGCCTGGTTTGAAGCGTACATTGGCGGGAAGTGGTATACGTTCGACGCGAGGCACAACCATCCCCGCATCGGCCGCATCGTCATCGCTCGCGGAAGAGATGCTGCTGACGTCGCTATCTCAACTGCGTTTGGCCCGACGAAGGTGGTACGCTTCAACGTAATGACTGAAGAAGTGTTGGTCGACGATGCGGTTTCGCTTCAGCCGAATGGCGATGCATCGCAGCAGATTGCCAAACGGCAATGTGCTTGAGCAATTCGAGGCCACGCCTGAGTTTGGGAACGACAAGCTAGGTAAAGCCGATCCTTTCCCGTCGCTTCACTTGAGGTTTTCTGAAACCACTTGAGTGGTGTTCACCCTGGGTGGCAACCGGGGAGCTTTATGTAGGCGCTGATTTGGTCACGCAGAGGCTGGCCTCAGGCCTGCATCGCCTCCAGCAATCCGCCTCGCTGCAACAAACAGATCAAGCTTGCGGCGCAGCGCTACGAACTCGCGGCAGACCTCACGAATGGCCTTGCCATTGTCCTTGCAGAAATCTGCGATGGTCTTGAAGTCCGGCGCCAACTGCCCAGTCAACCAGATCATCTCGATATTACGCTGCCATTCTCGCTCCAGGCGTCGGCTCGACGGCACGCGATTGAGGCAGCCGTAGATGCAGAGCTTGAGCATAACACCGGGGTGATAGCTGGGTCGGCCGGTGTCGAGCGGCTGGACACCGAAAAATCCGAGCTTGTCGAGATCGATACCGTCAACAAACACGTCGACCGCTCGCACCGGGGTTATCCTCGGTCACATAGTCGTCGAGCGATGCCGGAAACAGTGTGCTCTGGCCGCGATCCAATCCTTCAACAAAGCGCTCGTCGGGCGAGTTGGATGTGTTTCAAAGGAGGAACTATTGTCACTCAGCATCCCGATGACGGACGACGAAACTCGCTCCGTCGATCGTTCGCTTCGTATTGGCGTCACGTACGATCAGCGTGTGAGGCCCAAGTTCTCGGGGGGCTTTGATAATAGTCTTCAGAAAACCGCTGCGGTCGCCCTCGGTCTTTCCTATAGCACTTCCATCCAAAACGATTTCCAGCACTGCGCCGCTGGGCATTCGTTCGCCTGTCAGCGTCAGCGGATCTTCCGGTTCGACGTTGTCCATTCCCTTGCCCGTCGCCGAAAGCGAAATGTACGGCTTCGATAAGGTCGGAGAGCGGTTTTGCTGCAGAACAAAGCGCGCGTCAGCGGTTCTCACGTCCTGTCGCGTCGCGGATTTATCAGAGAGCGGAATTCTCCCGCTCGTGTAAAGCGCTCCAAATAGCCCACCGCGTTCGTCCAGCGCAAGTCCGGTCAGCAACCTGCCGGAGGGCAGTGCAAAGGTCTTGTTAGTTTCTATCCCGATGATTCCGATACGCTGGTTCGTGTACCGTATGGCGAGTTTTACAGGAGCGCCGACAAACGCAAGCGAGGTTTGCGGCGTAACTGACAATTCACGAAGCGCTCCGGCTTCTACGCGGGCGCCCATGATCTCTCCTTCGAACACAACAATACCGCGTTTGAATCGATCGGGTGAGGGATCACCTTTAAAGATATATTTAATGCGGCAGGATTGGATGACGCAAAGCGGGCGTACGCTCGTAACGACCTGACTGCCGGTCAGCTTCCAAAGGCCACGGCCCAGGGTTGAGACAAAGGCATCCGTCGGGGACATC includes the following:
- a CDS encoding class I SAM-dependent methyltransferase; its protein translation is MAQILAHNLKPAATWGSGGASYDTVSQSIADAIDHVVNRIWPQPGERILDVATGTGWTARRLSNRGAKVTGIDIGDGVIEAAKLIAPEIDFNVGDAEALEFPDQSFDCVTSTFGVMFVSRPEAAAAELARVTRKGGRLGLVTWLPGSAVEEIFQTMRPYMPPPPDNPPPSPFAWGREGRVRELLGDTFDLAFEPGTTVLRMPSGQTVWDIFVTGYGPTKTLAASLDPERRTALQRDFIAMHEKHRSPVGLAMPRDYLCTIGTRK
- a CDS encoding helix-turn-helix transcriptional regulator yields the protein MLPERTRFSTFREEFTRLNLALDVIDHSGGRPRINVTYLPLGPVGVCSIVTTPVEFIRHKRHLKDSRDQFGLNIVEAGPVQFANAGQEHVYDAGAACLVDRGRLLRVFGSRGASVKFVTVPAAALRSLVAQPEDLSGRPVRPGPALRLLHLYLQSLASFKEPPSSKLASTVGTHLLDLVAATLGPTVEAANLVTERGVKAAKLQAILAEVAQRFGDPNVDLNNVAGALGMSRRYVQKLLEETGKSFTEHLAACRLERAFAMLTDPHHLHLAIIDIAFAVGFGDVSHFNRSFRRHFGETPSGVRAASMVRQKSSCASSQCAGEGR
- a CDS encoding OpgC family protein is translated as MHDRTHTSKRLIGETPPEFRGAGRDLRIDVCRGIALWWIFLDHVPNNIGSWLTPRNYGFCDAAEIFMFISGVTCALAYGRARQREGWSGMIGRSLRRGWDIYAAFLLLTLACTVLVYLAGSDRLADESNTRILLDHPGATLAHAAILQYRPVNTDVLPTFVIFHVLFAPLLWLLLRAPNVTLGVSLLLYALVHIFGWSVPAWPSGAWFFNPLAWQLLIVLGAWCVIGGERVWPWVTSRTTLTLAVVYLVFGLVLTLSCSGKPLVPQNLTNLLFPLDKSNLSPFRLLHFLAIATVVLWFIPRDWRGLATPVMRCARCCGENSLPIYCLGVLLALASHLTLLDISDRPAMQIVLSLAGILAMIVVAMLLNRISVGRGHYPGWTQSTEKIGSVFSSWQVADGARREALGP
- a CDS encoding BA14K family protein translates to MKKQWPDNPAVVYMRHTIKTAPNVVILEASHARRGFAIFWFARTLVAAALIGFCLNADVVAYVARYATQQELSKLITIVPPVMAQQTPLSKDDEAAQLKQAIDSATAELRQSLQQEHARAEALEKELVKAWRYVGKLLSMPNGEAHQFSQAVDSATAVLWQSLQQEHDRAEALATELADARRSMEQKPAVVEETPGVSLPAWANSYAAFVNPAQTAGQPGVATENSKSAIKPGEPARVEHKPRGGYGCQHFQTYDPASGTYIGYDGRRRSCP
- a CDS encoding AraC family transcriptional regulator, which encodes MSMDAAEFVSHRFSTREFPERMRIPLWREDFGRGIVHADIEPLSNAPFQAYATLQAIRGLRRLALKGSPMRFKRLQASIADGDDSIGVILCSPGKSQLSQRCQEIELHASDAIAILHSEPVTVTYVDGLLFGLAVPRDALAQRMTNVESRAMRPISHRNEALRLLMAYLKSAFNESVLATPKLRDAVVTHIHDLLALAIVECAPLGESSASAVVTARHGAALDYIETHFQEPGLSVEMVARCQGISPRYLQRLMTSSGSSFTGHVNELRLQRALKLLTDSSASARLISDIALEVGFSDVSHFNRLFRARFGDSPRGVRCARRDPS